A region from the Sander vitreus isolate 19-12246 chromosome 1, sanVit1, whole genome shotgun sequence genome encodes:
- the kifbp gene encoding KIF-binding protein yields MAVVQQKEPSCDSCSETRKKKTNMASVSSDEWRTICDKFTNAQNLTVVESRNDPENNPFRSKYKARELLREIHCSLKSFEAGEGEAESGEEIGDQRPIEPPVDGQLEDGFGQGFSGDSPAGLRAAKLGAVEYYLGVNHVDTEELSAGQEHLMNCMKLLERCRVSSENVSLFIHVRNQLGILWAGRDETETAQGFLETAESIYQRYIKEDGSPPTDMAEYFTTEEKLLTHQERTKRFELAYTHTMYYLAQVYKNLGETERAATYCHSTLQRQLQLNQYSPMEWALNAATLSQYYITKGRYMEGRHCLSAATVISGLAGEVPSEAAAQESETESERREQLMQKRAEIARCWIKYCLNVLQDSKKLLEDSIGELDTDRQEELKRARRREEEEEEKGRKSALLFGSEDTFDSIASLEEKVCCLLPLDFAEARAVFLVGQNYVTQAKEYFQMDGYVTDHIEILQDHSALFRALAFFEEDLERRCKMHKRRVDMLEPICNDLNSRYYLMIRRQLMFELAEIYNEMMDLKLTLANRQADTQSLDNHTIKKFNHLCSASAKYFQMFLDSLCSPEGKIPEHLEEEVLRPALVARFRLARLHSRLISSSPSVQLENLDKSLENYKYVVQYCEAHPEAKATVETELELSTEMVGLLPLKINRLKAKMTANN; encoded by the exons ATGGCAGTAGTGCAACAAAAAGAACCCAGTTGTGATAGTTGTAGTGAAACGAGAAAGAAGAAGACCAACATGGCGTCCGTGAGCAGTGATGAGTGGAGAACTATTTGCGACAAATTCACCAACGCCCAAAACCTTACTGTTGTAGAATCACGAAATGACCCTGAGAATAACCCGTTCCGCTCCAAATACAAAGCCAGGGAGCTCCTCAGAGAGATACACTGCTCGCTTAAGAGTTTCGAGGCCGGCGAAGGTGAAGCGGAAAGCGGTGAAGAGATCGGCGACCAGCGGCCGATAGAGCCGCCGGTGGATGGGCAGCTGGAGGACGGGTTCGGTCAGGGCTTCAGCGGCGACTCGCCTGCCGGGCTGCGGGCCGCTAAACTCGGGGCTGTGGAGTACTATCTGGGCGTCAACCATGTTGACACAGAGGAGCTGTCAGCCGGACAGGAGCATCTGATGAACTGCATGAAACTGCTTGAGAGATGCAGAGTGTCGTCGGAGAATGTGTCGCTGTTTATCCATGTCAGG aaCCAGTTGGGTATCCTGTGGGCAGGCCGGGATGAGACGGAGACAGCTCAGGGATTCCTTGAAACAGCAGAATCCATCTACCAACGTTATATAAAGGAG gaCGGGAGTCCACCTACTGATATGGCAGAGTACTTCACTACTGAAGAGAAGCTGCTGACGCATCAGGAAAGGACCAAGAG GTTTGAGTTGGCCTACACCCATACCATGTACTACCTTGCTCAAGTCTATAAAAACCTTG GTGAAACTGAGCGTGCTGCTACCTACTGCCACAGCACCCTGCAGAGACAGTTGCAGTTAAATCAGTACAGTCCAATGGAGTGGGCTCTGAACGCTGCTACACTATCACAGTATTACATCACTAAG GGCCGATACATGGAAGGCAGACATTGCCTCTCAGCAGCTACTGTCATATCAGGTTTGGCAGGAGAGGTTCCTTCTGAGGCAGCAGCACAGGAGA gtgagacagagagtgagcGTAGGGAGCAGCTCATGCAGAAGAGGGCTGAAATTGCAAGATGTTGGATCAAATACTGTCTCAATGTCCTGCAGGACTCTAAGAAGCTGCTAGAG GACAGCATCGGGGAGCTGGATACTGATCGTCAAGAAGAGTTGAAAAGAGCGAGGAGacgtgaggaggaggaggaagagaagggcaGGAAGAGCGCTCTGCTGTTTGGCTCTGAAGACACCTTTGACTCCATTGCTAGCCTGGAAGAGAAG GTGTGCTGTTTGTTACCATTGGACTTCGCTGAGGCCAGAGCTGTATTTCTGGTGGGACAGAATTATGTcacgcag GCCAAGGAGTACTTTCAGATGGACGGCTATGTGACGGACCACATCGAGATCTTGCAGGATCACAGCGCTCTGTTCCGGGCCCTGGCTTTCTTTGAAGAGGATCTGGAGCGGCGCTGCAAAATGCACAAACGCAGAGTTGACATGCTAGAGCCAATCTGCAATG ACTTGAACTCCCGGTACTACCTAATGATCCGCAGACAGTTGATGTTTGAGTTGGCTGAGATCTACAATGAAATGATGGACCTGAAACTGACACTGGCCAACAGACAAGCTGATACACAGTCTCTAGATAACCACACTATTAAGAAATTCAACCATCTCTGCTCTGCCTCTgccaa ATACTTCCAGATGTTCCTAGACTCTCTGTGTTCTCCAGAGGGGAAGATTCCGGAGCacctggaggaggaggtgcTCAGACCGGCTCTGGTGGCCCGCTTCAGATTGGCCCGACTCCACAGCCGGCTTATCAGCTCTTCACCCTCTGTTCAGCTGGAAAACCTTGACAAGTCTCTGGAAAACTACAA ATATGTGGTGCAGTACTGTGAGGCCCACCCTGAGGCAAAAGCCACTGTGGAGACAGAGCTGGAGCTGAGTACGGAGATGGTCGGTCTGCTCCCTCTCAAAATCAATCGCCTCAAAGCTAAGATGACTGCAAACAACTGA
- the srgn gene encoding serglycin: protein MKLILFLVISCLALHNGKGAPRTAVYKFVRCNPKGDQANCVTQQSQEMAWRPDLPAKLPASTAQYLRAEPEEGESPPREDEVELKMEEDETQGDVSVQTEDGSGGFEGSAAESTFMADWAFVPAESEAGSGESRTEEDGKLYKVGDTSGMRRLFPSRSLVGEAKPAEQELREDHLLQL from the exons ATGAAACTGATTCTGTTCCTCGTTATCTCCTGCCTCGCCTTACATAACGGAAAGG gagCACCTAGAACAGCTGTGTATAAGTTTGTGAGATGTAACCCCAAGGGTGACCAGGCCAACTGTGTGACCCAACAAAGTCAAGAAATGGCGTGGAGGCCAGACCTACCAGCTAAACTGCCTGCTTCAACTGCACAGTATCT AAGGGCAGAGCCTGAGGAGGGTGAGAGTCCACCAAGGGAGGATGAAGTGGAGTTAAAGATGGAAGAGGATGAAACGCAGGGGGATGTATCTGTGCAGACTGAGGACGGGTCTGGAGGCTTTGAAGGCTCTGCAGCTGAAAGTACATTCATGGCAGACTGGGCCTTTGTGCCTGCTGAGAGTGAGGCAGGCTCCGGCGAGTCCAGGACAGAGGAAGACGGCAAGCTATACAAAG TTGGGGATACGAGTGGAATGAGGCGGTTGTTCCCTAGCAGGTCTCTGGTGGGTGAGGCAAAACCAGCAGAGCAGGAGCTGAGAGAAGACCACCTTCTGCAGCTGtag